Proteins encoded in a region of the Photobacterium angustum genome:
- the dprA gene encoding DNA-processing protein DprA, with protein MSESLYPWLVLAMTPYLGGHRINKLLRHVSAQQCVGSSFEQLCQLGLTHQQATAITSPNQQRIDQALRWQQHPDQHILTLDSPAYPYLLKQISSPPPLLFVRGEAAYLAQPQVAIIGSRAASIDGREAAFNFGYALGQAEYVVTSGLALGIDGQAHLGALKSGGATVAVLGSGLDQVYPARHRQLANEIVEQGALVSEFWPDEKPRPQNFPRRNRVISGLSTGVLVVEAAEKSGSLITARYALEQGREVFALPGSIYNAQSRGCNALIKSGAKLVESPADIFNEVGTLTECAINNQIGLPLPQPENEELPFPALLANVGTEATPVDVVAERCEQPVHEVLTQLLELELLGLVSAVPGGYVRTRRS; from the coding sequence ATGAGTGAATCACTCTACCCATGGTTAGTATTAGCGATGACCCCGTATTTAGGTGGTCATCGCATCAATAAACTCTTGCGTCATGTTTCGGCGCAACAATGTGTTGGTTCTTCATTTGAGCAATTGTGTCAGTTGGGTTTAACTCACCAACAAGCCACTGCGATTACTTCACCCAATCAACAACGTATAGATCAAGCGTTGCGTTGGCAGCAACACCCAGATCAACATATTTTGACTCTAGACTCTCCTGCCTACCCTTATTTACTTAAACAAATATCATCTCCACCGCCACTGTTATTTGTCCGCGGTGAGGCCGCTTATTTAGCTCAACCACAAGTGGCGATTATTGGTAGCCGAGCCGCTTCCATTGATGGTCGAGAGGCAGCATTTAATTTCGGTTATGCACTAGGGCAAGCGGAGTATGTGGTTACTAGTGGACTTGCTTTAGGAATTGATGGACAAGCCCATTTAGGAGCGTTGAAGTCCGGCGGTGCTACCGTTGCGGTATTAGGCTCTGGTTTAGATCAGGTTTATCCTGCTCGCCATCGTCAGTTAGCGAATGAGATTGTAGAGCAAGGTGCATTAGTTTCAGAGTTTTGGCCTGATGAAAAACCTCGCCCACAAAATTTTCCGCGTCGCAATCGAGTGATCAGTGGTTTGTCGACAGGCGTATTGGTAGTTGAAGCGGCAGAAAAAAGCGGCTCACTGATTACTGCGCGTTATGCGCTAGAACAAGGGCGAGAAGTTTTTGCCCTTCCCGGCTCTATCTATAATGCGCAAAGTCGAGGCTGTAACGCATTGATAAAATCTGGTGCTAAACTGGTAGAAAGCCCCGCAGATATCTTCAATGAAGTCGGAACCTTAACTGAGTGCGCAATAAATAATCAAATAGGCTTGCCTTTGCCACAACCTGAAAATGAAGAATTGCCATTTCCAGCTCTGTTGGCTAACGTAGGCACCGAAGCAACACCCGTAGATGTAGTTGCTGAACGCTGTGAACAGCCTGTCCATGAAGTATTAACCCAACTTTTAGAGTTGGAATTACTGGGCTTGGTCAGTGCAGTACCTGGTGGTTATGTCAGAACGAGGAGGAGCTAG
- a CDS encoding DUF494 family protein — MMDILMYLFETYIQSDAELMFDQDELSEELIRAGFHQDDIYKALNWLEQLAALQETEHTPYVNNCAATSMRVYTEQEMIRMDVTCRGFLMYLEQIHVLNADTREMVIDRIMELDTNEFSLDDLKWIILMVLFNAPGNETAYSQMEELLYGAEDGAVH; from the coding sequence ATGATGGACATTCTTATGTACCTGTTTGAAACTTACATCCAAAGTGATGCTGAGTTGATGTTTGATCAAGATGAACTTTCCGAAGAGTTAATTCGTGCTGGGTTCCATCAAGATGATATTTATAAAGCGCTTAATTGGTTGGAACAACTCGCAGCGTTACAAGAAACTGAACATACTCCTTATGTAAATAATTGCGCAGCAACATCAATGCGTGTGTATACCGAGCAAGAGATGATCCGTATGGATGTTACTTGTCGCGGTTTCTTGATGTATCTTGAGCAAATCCATGTGCTAAATGCCGATACCCGTGAAATGGTGATTGATCGGATCATGGAGCTCGATACCAATGAATTTTCATTAGATGATTTGAAGTGGATTATCTTAATGGTGCTGTTTAATGCCCCCGGTAATGAAACAGCGTATAGCCAGATGGAAGAGTTGCTATACGGTGCGGAAGACGGTGCAGTGCATTAA